A single genomic interval of Eleutherodactylus coqui strain aEleCoq1 chromosome 3, aEleCoq1.hap1, whole genome shotgun sequence harbors:
- the LOC136620283 gene encoding uncharacterized protein, whose amino-acid sequence MDRATVRLSRAYRRRLITFVLMMDREQSEKTDRASRRQRRFWVHPLLTERGTKGHFASLYHDLKNHPEKFVSFCRLPLEAFDRLLELVRRDLTYQDTQMRKAITAEERLLITLRFLATGESYASLHLQFRVGKSTITKIVRCTCSAIWQKLQPIVMPSPTEDTWQRVAAGFQDVAKFPNYIGAVDGKHVRVLQPAHSGSKFFNYKKFFSIVLMAVADAHSKFVCIDVGAYGSTGDSRVLRTSQIGMQILRDGVTLPAPQPFPGTTHPVPFVMVSDEAFPLMPNLLRPYPRRGLNARKRIFNYRLSRARRVVECAFRIMVSQWRVLGTTLLVDPNTVDDLVKACCVLHNYLRDYRPEVDVEELDPAFDTVINWGGGRTPATAVQVRELFTDYFLSHEGTVPWQFSCVGGVQP is encoded by the exons ATGGACCGAGCAACAGTCCGTCTGAGCCGCGCATACCGACGCAGACTGATTACATTTGTGCTTATGATGGATAGAGAACAATCTGAAAAG actgatcgtgcttcccggcGTCAGAGACGTTTCTGGGTTCATCCCCTACTAACCGAGAGGGGGACGAAGGGCCATTTTGCGAGCCTCTACCACGATcttaaaaa ccatcctGAGAAGTTCGTCTCATTTTGTCGCCTGCCTCTGGAGGCCTTTGAccgccttctggagctggtgcgccgggatCTGACCTACCAGGACACGcagatgaggaaggcgatcactgcagaagaaaggctgctcatcacccttcg cttcttggccacaggagagagctatgcatccctgcatctccaatttcgtgttggtaaatcAACCATCACCaaaattgtgaggtgcacatgcagcgccatctggcagaagttgcagcccatcgtgatgccttcacctaccgaggacacttggcaacgtgttgcagcaggctttcaagatgttgccaaatttcctaactaCATAGGCGCCGTCGACGGCAAACAtgtgcgtgtgcttcagccagcccactcaggctccaaattcttcaattacaaaaaatttttttcaattgtcctgatggccgtggctgatgcacatagcaaatttgtttgcatcgacgtcggcgcctatggcagcactggggattctcgggtgctgcgaacatcacagattgggatgcaaattctccgagatggcgtcacgctcccagccccacaacctttcccgggaaccacacatccagtcccctttgtgatggtatcggatgaagctttcccgttgatgccaaacctgttgcgcccatacccgcggagaggactgaatgcccggaaaaggatttttaattataggctgagccgggcacgtcgtgtggttgagtgtgccttcaGGATTATGGtgagtcagtggagagttctagggactacACTGTTAGTAGACCCTaacacagttgatgaccttgtcaaggcatgttgtgttcttcacaattacctccgggactatcgcccagaggtagatgtcgaagaacttgatcctgcctttgacacggtcatcaactggggggGAGGTAGGACGCCTGCTACTGCAGTGCAGGTACGCgaactcttcactgactatttccttagtcacgaaggcaccgtgccatggcagttctcctgtgtcggtggtgtgcagccctaa